ACACACAGTAGGTACATAAACAAGGATTGGAAGAGAGAAAAGGATGATGAGAACTGCCGCGTCTACAATATTTAAGCCTAAAAGCTATTTTGTCGCAAAAAATAGGTCGACTGAATGCCTGAGACCAAGCCCTTTATCACACTATCTGTTAACAGAAAAACAACTGGTGCATCTTCCATGACCATAGGGGGTTATGTGCTGATTCCCAAACAAGAGGGGGTACTCCGCCCATCAGCCAAATCACAAGGGGTGACGTGAAGTTTGACCAAACATTAACTTGCCTACAAGCATTCCTCAAGATCACCAAAACTTACTTTGGCAACAATCCGAAAACCATCATCAAGCAGAAAGAATCAATTATCAAGACCAAAACAATTCACAGATGTTGAACAGTGTTTATATTATTTGAATAGTTATACTTCATCAGACACATCCTGACGGAAGTAGGAGCCAAGTTATACCGTGGGGTGATATCAATTGAGTCAAACTTTCAGAAACACAGCATAAACAACAGAATAACCACATTCCATTTGAAGTAAAAGCTATATATTCATCGGTAATTAGAAATGCAGATGCATTAACATCCATATTTTTCCTCTGTTATCGTGGTCAGTAACCAATTTTCTGATCTGAAGGTCTAGATCATCTAATGTTAAAGTCAGAATTATCTTTGATGTTGATGCAGCATGCTATGATATTCTTACCTGGTGAGCCAAAGCGTAAGCCATAGCCCTCTCACGCTTAGCTGCCGCCTCCTGCCTCTTTAACAACTTGGCTTGAATTTCTTTGACAGATCCCACGCCGTCACACCAGCCTTCCTGCACCAAAATCAGAAGCAACATGTAGCATGCAATTAGTGTAAGAGGAAAGTGACATAGAGATACATAGATTATTGAAAGaatacaaaccaaaccaaaccaaaccaaaccaaaccgagccttatgtcccaatcaattggggtcggctacatgaatcatttttctccattgagctttgtcaagggtcacttgttcactcaaacctattagactcatatctttgcgcacaacaacatctaatgtcaatttaggtcttccCCTCCCCATAGCGTTACTACCCAAAGCTATcttatccgctctcttaactactgcatctccagGTCTAcagtagacatgcccaaaccaccttagcctattttctctcaacttctcctctataggtgctacacctaccatctcacgtaccatttcatttttaatcatgtctcgtctagtcttaccacacatccacctcaacattctcatttccgctacactcatcttgcacACCTGTTGtatcttaataggccaacattctgtcctgTTAAGCATAGCTGGTCTCATGGCAGTTCtatagaattttcccttcaattgtatgggtaccctcttgtcacatagtacaccggTAGCGCTCTTCCACTTGAGCCACCTCACTTGGATCCTATGAGTCAGATTATTGAAAGAATACACAAGTTAACATAGATATAGCTTCTCAATAGTAGTGTTGATAGCTTCCCTGCTTTCAGTACAGAGACACAAATGGAATCTCTGAACAGGCATCAGTATAATAACAACTTCAAACAGCATATGTACTTCCAAATCCTTAACCTTCATTTCATCGATGGTCAATTAAAGCCATATTCCAACCATCATTGAAATCCTACACAAAACTTGTGAAAACAGCTAAACATCATGAAAGATTCTCCAAATTGAAAATCTGAAACAGAAAACCCATATATCCTTACAGCGAAACTCCTTCCAAGGCCTTTAAGAAAACAATTGTCAACACTTTTACATAAGCAAACAGTACTTTCTTATAAATCCGACTTTCAACCGAGACATCCCCATTTTGAAGTGTAGGTTATTCAATGTTGGGGAAAAGTTAAATAAGGCATACTTATAAGCTAGGGATGCTACCAATAAGTTCCATAGCCATAGCAATAAGAAATTTTGTTGCATTATCAAGGGGGGAAAACAAAAGTACTATATACTCGAGCTTATATTGAGGGTGTTTACCTCGATTTCTCGAACACGGGCCTCATGTTCAAAATGTTGCTGATGTTTTGGTTCTTCTGTTTGACCTTCCAATGCCAAACGAACACGCCGAGCTCGAACGCGAGCCTGAACTCTCACCAGAGCTTGCATACAATGAAGAGTTATTGCTGCTTGCTTCCTCACAGCATGACCGCGGACAAGAGCTTGAAGCCTTACCAATCCTTTCAAAGCTCGTAAAGCTCGCCTAGCCTAACAAATGTTTCAAAACTTGTCATATGATCCAATTTGCGAAACTTAAGTCCTTAGTAGGATATCAGGTATACCTAAAGAGTGACTACTTCTGATATTCGGAGGAATGAATAAGTAGGAAAGGAAATTAAGGAGGATGTTGCCCATGGACTTAGATCAAATGGATGACAAAATGCTTAAAAGACAATTATATGCTGAGTTAAAGAATAACTCTATAGAACCTCAAGGCCTCTTTTTGTTATTGAGAAGTCATTGTACAAAAGGGAGAACTAGAAAGCTTAAAACAGGAACTCATTGAACAACTTTTTCCTGAACTTGAGCCTTAATTGTTCAAGGCGCACAACGCTGCTAGTTTCTGACCATCTAAGTATTACAATGCCCCAAGCCAATGATAATGTTGTTTAGATATTGTGGTACTAAAAAGTGCGCAGATATTCAAGGTGAGAGAATTGAGAACGTCATAGATCTCCTTGGGTAAATAAATTGGATGTTCCAGATGTCAACATGTTACATTACAGCAGGTCAAACATTAGAGGAGTCCATGCACCTGTAGCCATCTGTCAATCAAATCTTACAGCAGGTTATCACAATCAATTAAAGCACCAAAAAGGAGGGGGAAACCCAATACATGAGAGGTACCAAAGTGAAGTATGTAAGGAATATCGACACCATGCTACACTCAACTCTCCCAGATACTGACAAACACCTGAAGAACAGAATTTCTCCCTCTAAACAACAACAATTATGTTCAACAAGTCAGATTAGGAGAACCATAATATTTGAGAAAAGATGCTAAGCTCTAGAACACATCTCCGCTGAAAGTTCCATTACAGTAAATAGAAAGacaaacccaccaaaaaaaagtatattCAGGGGCCAGTTGAGGCAGCTAAAAAATGAAAGGAAGCTTCAAGTACCAAAAATCCTCGAAAAGCTGTTTGGATGCATGTGGCTGCCCAATCTTCCCTCATATTCGGTTGAACTTGAGCTGCATCCTGCCCTAGACATGGGCTCAATGGAGAATTAGCAGCTTCTGCGAATGAatgaatatttccatgtaatagTGGTGGAGCAGCATTGGGAATGAACTCATCTTGAAGTTTGTCAGCGTCGAAATCAACTGAAAGCTTTTTCCGGTGCCGGAACTTTCCGGTTCTCTGCAAATGTCcagaaaataagaaatgaaatgtgtttattgaagtaaagcCCTGTCTGATTACCATTTTAACATAGAATTTTGTAAAACACTTTCGAGAAACTACAGATTAGATTCACTGTTTAGCGGTTATTGTTTTCAACAATTCTTGAacatacttttttgattttctaaattTGGTTGATTTAAAACCTTCAGAAAATTGCtcaccaaacaagttttctcaggatcaaaaaaacaaaaaacaagtttttctGGAAAGGAGGAAAAAACATAACGCAAAAGTTATACCAAACATGCCCACTGTTTTGGCAATCAACGAATCAGAAATGTCAAGAACTAAATCAGCATCCAGGAAGTTCTTAGTAAGCGCAAGGTTGGAAGCCTACAGAAAAATGATTTTACCCCCAACAATGGAGTTTCTACTTCAAGCACCGTTATATACTGCCATGTCCAGGACAGTCTCGCACATACATAAAAGATGTAATTTTGCATTAGTCATCAAAttcccttcttttttgtttttgccgcTCTTctgaaatttaaatttttaggACCAACAACTGTGAAACCAACGTAAGAAATGGAACACGAAAGGGTGAAGTGTGAACAATATCTAACAATGGAAATAATAGAAATGCAAAATACTCCACATAGATAACAACATTTTCATCCTTCTCTGAAGATTGtgacttttctgatttctttaAACCAACCAATGCTTTAATCCATTTCCCAGGTAAACCCATGATGATATTCCTTGCACCCTACCAACTTCAGACCTGTCACAGCAAAGACTTCA
The sequence above is a segment of the Rhododendron vialii isolate Sample 1 chromosome 13a, ASM3025357v1 genome. Coding sequences within it:
- the LOC131312454 gene encoding protein IQ-DOMAIN 5-like; its protein translation is MGLPGKWIKALVGLKKSEKSQSSEKDENRTGKFRHRKKLSVDFDADKLQDEFIPNAAPPLLHGNIHSFAEAANSPLSPCLGQDAAQVQPNMREDWAATCIQTAFRGFLARRALRALKGLVRLQALVRGHAVRKQAAITLHCMQALVRVQARVRARRVRLALEGQTEEPKHQQHFEHEARVREIEEGWCDGVGSVKEIQAKLLKRQEAAAKRERAMAYALAHQWQAGSKLQSAPAGFEPDKNNWGWNWLERWMAVRPWENRFLDVNLKDGVKIQENRSGEVNNSGTRAFVKSAGKKPISPNLLPKLSNHQMGRSLAEGCSSSPLNESPSVEEATATLLTKAKSKPPPEDLVVVAGSRTGMALRSHSNPKERSILSDKQAKKRLSLPNKGQVLGAQPSRQLSKTAGKRSPIGQKLVKDKSIGNDLDPTVSVPPTVNL